The following proteins come from a genomic window of Pseudomonas sp. Z8(2022):
- the algG gene encoding mannuronan 5-epimerase AlgG, translating to MQSNGLALPLLLSALCLTAPLAQANPEQHQFDYRVRSAPAGELHMEAPELPELSGYTREAVLAKIPHGKKGDVVVRRMLRQDALKDFTGGNERLREWIKRQQGMPQAIFIEGGLVTAQDLAKALPDSQFAEQEPGVYLARLPIVVAEGAALHIGKETRELRLSQERGSFLVNDGLMFITDTRVTAWREADNGPASMRDNGKEFRPFLVSWGGSELYIASSVITSLGYSNSKSYGVSITQYTPNMHERLQRDEPTGWLIDSEFVDHWYGFYCYEAQNVVIKGNTYRDNIVYGIDPHDRSHGLIIAENTVFGTKKKHGIIISREVNDSWIINNESYDNKLSGVVIDRNSERNLIAYNRVHGNHSDGITLYESGDNLLWGNHVLGNRRHGIRIRNSENIRLYENLAAMNQLTGVYGHIKDLSDTDRDLDLDPFDTKISMIIVGGTLAGNGSSPINIDSPLSVELYRVKMLAPRKSSGIQLAGILGEKQDEILDLMVRQRLPVLIDPIEPEPMTN from the coding sequence ATGCAATCCAACGGACTAGCCCTACCCCTGCTGCTCAGCGCGCTGTGCCTCACCGCGCCGCTGGCCCAGGCCAATCCTGAGCAACACCAGTTCGACTACCGCGTGCGCAGCGCACCGGCGGGCGAACTGCATATGGAAGCGCCCGAGCTGCCGGAGCTGTCCGGCTACACCAGGGAAGCCGTGCTGGCCAAGATTCCGCATGGCAAGAAAGGCGATGTGGTGGTGCGGCGCATGCTGCGCCAGGACGCGCTGAAGGACTTCACCGGCGGCAACGAACGCCTGCGCGAATGGATCAAGCGCCAGCAGGGCATGCCCCAGGCGATCTTCATCGAAGGCGGTCTGGTCACCGCCCAGGATCTGGCCAAGGCGCTGCCTGACAGCCAGTTCGCCGAGCAGGAGCCAGGCGTGTACCTGGCTCGTCTACCCATCGTGGTGGCCGAGGGTGCCGCGCTGCACATCGGCAAGGAAACCCGGGAACTGCGCCTGTCGCAGGAGCGCGGCTCGTTCCTGGTCAACGACGGCCTGATGTTCATCACCGACACCCGCGTTACCGCCTGGCGCGAGGCGGACAACGGCCCGGCGAGCATGCGCGACAACGGCAAGGAGTTCCGCCCCTTCCTGGTGTCCTGGGGCGGTAGCGAGCTGTATATCGCCAGCAGCGTGATCACCAGCCTGGGCTACAGCAACTCGAAGTCCTACGGGGTATCGATTACCCAGTACACGCCGAACATGCACGAGCGCCTCCAGCGCGACGAGCCGACCGGTTGGCTGATCGATTCGGAGTTCGTCGATCACTGGTACGGCTTCTACTGCTACGAAGCGCAGAACGTGGTGATCAAGGGCAACACCTACCGCGACAACATCGTCTACGGCATCGACCCGCACGACCGCTCGCATGGCCTGATCATCGCCGAGAACACCGTGTTCGGTACCAAGAAGAAGCACGGCATCATCATCTCGCGCGAGGTCAACGACAGCTGGATCATCAACAACGAGAGCTACGACAACAAGCTCTCCGGCGTGGTCATCGACCGTAACAGCGAACGCAATCTGATCGCCTACAACCGCGTGCACGGCAACCACTCCGACGGCATCACCCTGTACGAGAGCGGCGACAACCTGCTGTGGGGCAACCATGTACTGGGCAACCGGCGCCACGGCATTCGCATCCGCAACAGCGAGAACATCCGCCTCTACGAGAACCTCGCGGCGATGAACCAGCTCACCGGAGTGTACGGCCACATCAAGGATCTGTCCGACACCGACCGCGACCTGGACCTCGACCCCTTCGATACCAAGATCTCGATGATCATCGTCGGCGGCACCCTGGCCGGCAACGGCTCCAGCCCGATCAACATCGACTCGCCGCTGTCGGTCGAGCTGTACCGCGTGAAGATGCTCGCGCCGCGCAAGAGCAGCGGCATCCAGCTCGCCGGCATTCTCGGCGAGAAGCAGGACGAAATCCTTGACCTCATGGTGCGCCAGCGCCTGCCCGTGCTGATCGATCCGATCGAGCCCGAGCCGATGACCAACTGA
- a CDS encoding alginate export family protein, which produces MQLNRIVSQLGLSASLLAASAAWAADAPKNFGVDVKITAQSEDDRDLGTREGGDVSGIGLDLRPWAYGERGDWSAFAMGQAVTATDTIETDPLQDDGEDSTQRSDARQPDKSYLAMREFWVDYAGLTAYPGEHLRVGRQRLRSDEGTWWDTNIEALNWTFDTTLLRATVGVAERFSDYRTDLDDLTPEDEDRRHFFAGLDYQWTPGHRIGAKLHHSRDDGHLANPGERVDELSKRYTGDLTWFGLHADGGFFERNSRNRLNYWAQLTWLQGDTDQLQQEVVGNDRIASGSRSQDVDAWAMDLGLRYSLDDNWKIGAAYARSSGGGDEGKSRQFMQTGLHSNRANFTGVESRLHRYGEAFRGELSNLQVASAFSSWQLGEDYDASVVYHRFWRVDGDQDVGDSGITAPLVAGEKDIGQEVDLVLTRYFKQGLLPASVAEQLDDRSALVRLRAGVFLPGDAYGSGTDSVMHRAFVDFIWRF; this is translated from the coding sequence ATGCAGCTAAACCGTATCGTCAGCCAGCTGGGGCTGAGCGCCAGCCTGCTGGCAGCCAGTGCTGCCTGGGCGGCGGATGCGCCGAAGAACTTCGGCGTGGATGTGAAGATCACCGCGCAATCGGAAGACGACCGTGACCTCGGCACCCGCGAGGGCGGCGACGTCAGCGGTATCGGTCTCGACCTGCGCCCCTGGGCCTACGGCGAGCGCGGCGACTGGAGCGCCTTCGCCATGGGCCAGGCGGTGACCGCCACCGATACCATCGAAACCGACCCGTTGCAGGACGACGGCGAAGACAGCACCCAGCGCAGTGACGCGCGCCAGCCGGACAAGAGCTACCTGGCCATGCGCGAGTTCTGGGTCGACTACGCAGGCCTCACCGCCTACCCCGGCGAGCATCTGCGTGTCGGCCGCCAGCGCCTGCGCAGTGACGAAGGCACCTGGTGGGACACCAACATCGAAGCGCTCAACTGGACCTTCGACACCACCCTGCTGCGAGCCACGGTGGGCGTTGCCGAGCGTTTCTCCGACTACCGCACCGACCTCGACGACCTCACCCCCGAAGACGAGGACCGCCGCCACTTCTTCGCCGGCCTCGACTATCAGTGGACGCCGGGCCACCGCATCGGCGCCAAGCTGCACCACAGCCGTGACGACGGTCATCTGGCCAACCCCGGCGAGCGCGTCGACGAGCTGAGCAAGCGTTACACCGGCGACCTGACCTGGTTTGGCCTGCACGCCGATGGCGGCTTCTTCGAGCGCAATTCGCGCAACCGCCTCAACTACTGGGCGCAGCTGACCTGGCTGCAGGGCGATACCGATCAGTTGCAGCAGGAAGTGGTCGGCAACGACCGCATCGCCAGCGGCTCGCGCAGCCAGGATGTCGACGCCTGGGCGATGGACCTTGGTCTGCGCTACAGCCTCGACGACAACTGGAAGATCGGCGCCGCCTATGCCCGCAGCAGCGGCGGTGGCGATGAAGGCAAGTCGCGCCAGTTCATGCAGACCGGCCTGCACAGCAACCGCGCCAACTTCACCGGCGTCGAATCGCGCCTGCACCGTTACGGCGAGGCCTTTCGCGGCGAACTGTCGAACCTGCAGGTGGCCAGCGCGTTCAGCTCCTGGCAGCTGGGCGAGGACTACGACGCCAGCGTCGTCTATCACCGCTTCTGGCGTGTCGATGGCGATCAGGATGTCGGCGACAGCGGCATCACCGCGCCGCTGGTCGCTGGCGAGAAAGACATCGGCCAGGAAGTCGACCTGGTGCTGACCCGCTACTTCAAGCAGGGCCTGCTGCCGGCCAGCGTCGCCGAACAGCTCGACGACCGTTCGGCTCTGGTACGCCTGCGCGCCGGCGTGTTCCTGCCGGGCGACGCCTACGGCAGCGGCACAGACTCGGTGATGCACCGCGCCTTCGTCGACTTCATCTGGCGCTTCTGA